The genomic DNA TTAGTAAATTTGAAAACCTAGAAGAGAAAAGCGGCATGTCTTAGTAGAGAACTTAAACTAAGTTGGACCTGGTGAAACAAGCACCACTAATTTATGAGAAACGGAtttcaaaaattattataaGACCCTAGACGTTTTGACACAATACTTTTATCAATGATCTTCGTCTCATTTCTGTTTCCTTGTATTGTTCTTGGGAATGTTACTTGCTCGATAAAAATAGTCACTCGATTAGAAATATTTTGATTAAATTGGAACCACATCCATGCTTATTTTAACAATGGTAGGCATCAATGCTATAAATTATTTAGTTCTATTTTGGGAATGTACATCACACAAGCTTTGATTAAAATCCGAAATTATGGGGCTCTTGTTTAAAAATATTGGAGCAGTGAAAGACTTAGCACCCCTTGTGTTGGGTTGAGAGCAAATTGAGTGTTTAAGTCATTCAGTGGATTCTGAAGTGTTTTTATTTGCCTCATGAAAGATCTTATGCAGCTTAGTGCACACATTTTGTTGTACAGTTATGCAGTAAGAGTTGAAATGGAGAAGTAATCTTTGCACTTATCCagataattattagttttaaagTTTTACTGTCTCTTATGATACCTGAAGCAACCTGAATCTGCCTGAATTTCTTAAATTGTCGAGATTAGTCCAAGGATCGTTTCTCCTTTTTCATCTCCAACTATTGTtgttgcgcatatgttctgcgcatctttaGATACTCAAATTACCTATCGCCGAtgcctactaatacagggatatttttgcgcggtttaaaactatccggagaaagtatatcttagtaagtagtcttggtatccaaaacgaaattgggggtaaccatgcatttttgagagataattaagcttcaatttgggaaagaactccatacattgctttgtattttaaagctttttgcaaatattactcatgaataatctttgaaaaatgcatggttaccccaaattttctttttggatttcgataacacttgttaagatctacatttcctgcataatcacacaccagggcaaaaatatctttaattagtaggaaCCGTCCTTAATTAGTAAGAGGACCTTGAGATTTTAGAATTACACACTTTTATTTCAGGCCAGCACAATGATGGACTTCTTGTAAGCAGTTACATGCAGTTCTTGTCAGATGAACATGTTTAAAGTCCACTGATGCTTCCTAAGTAGTCAAAAAATGACCCTTGTCATTACGAAGTGTCCATTTTGAGAGGGATAagaactaaaaataaaatgtcaCTTTTCTCAAGCCTAGGAAAATTACGGTAGTCGTGACAGGGTTTTGGGTTTGCCTGTTTAACTTGCATTTTAAGTAAAggtaacaataatgataatattgtTGCTGCGTGCATGAGCAAGCAGTTACATATTCTGGATTCGTGAGAAGGTTGGATGAATTCTTGAATTCACCATTTTTTCCCAGAATGCGTCTACCCAAAAACTCTGGAGATTATTTAAGCACGAGGTCCCATAAATATGACTCcgcaaatgtaaaaaaaaaagcatcaaaAAATGTATAGACTCTTGTAGCGCTGTGATATTAAAACAATGTCTGGTgttagttgttgtttttgctgagCGATGtggaatattaatttttcaggtttccCACTACAGTCTAAGGTTCCATTCTAGTGATACTGATATTATGTCTGATCCAGTTCCATCGATTCGTCATCAAGGGATAGTGCAACAGTCCACTGAAGGTGAGGATATTCAGCACTTAATGAACTCTTTTGCCCGGATCagtgggttccccattgatgagacacctacaatcggcgacaaaattagttgaggcagttgccaacagagcacactggcaacgacacattcattgtttgcaaagaaaacttgtccgaaaagtacgtttccgggatacccctccctttcccaccctaatcaatgttgtaccgctgttgaCAAGGCtcatagaaaacagaaaaaaacacaacGTTGTCCCtggggtgcgggggagggggccattttcgcaccgagcttgaaatcgactctaaaggataagagtgtctcaacaattttgacgccgattgtagtAGCATCTATAGGTGAGGTAAAGGATTGACAGGGACAGAAAGGTATGTTAACCAGTCAAACAagttaccgtagttattcggttataaggcgcaccccaaacttagcaatttaatcaagctaagttctcaaactgaaaattacgcgaaaatactcggttataagatgcaccaaaaaattgagagttaccaaaaggatgtgatgaatccTTACACGATTGGCAtgcaaactctttttgttaacataTCCAAAACTGAAAAAGTCACACGTTTTAATGAtatatacgtaaaaacaaaggCTAAAAGTTCACagctgaaatgataaacataaaacacacacatgtttatttgaaccttccaacTTAATAAAtggtcagagttcagacttcgtacttcaagcgaaagcgaacggcgaaaaactcccaccgaaagtcatattcaaagatGTTCGGCAGCTGAATAtaaacacgccaccaaggatgcaaatttcagtgcacaagaaaggctggatgaacgaagaaggtatgttttatctccacactgtttgttcagaaaagaaacttttcatgtgaATGACAAACAtgattctcggaattcgaaacaaggttcgaacgattgtattgttgtcacggGTATCatgttactgagcacgtgctgtTAAGGacatatgcaaatttccatttgtttgctttcctctTGAAGTcatttagtgttctaaaggtctctaaacgCACTATTCTTTTTCaatagacaactagtgtccttttcttgtgttgtttaaactaaAAGTTCTTCTCAAGTTTTGATCttaaagattttgttgcgcgaaaatacttggctataagacgcacaccaattttagcactaacttgccacccaaagacagatttttcttgaaaaaaccgtgcgccttataaccgaataactacagtATAAGTGCCAACCAGTTAGAAGTCAGTGGGCTAAGGAGGGTGCgtgctaattcaaaggtatctttggcccggtttatgattatgcaggaaatgtagatcttaacagtaCAAGTgtctttgaaatccaaaaagaaaattaggggtaaccacgcatttttcaaagataagtgATGAATAAGATCTGTAAAAATTTTTACAATACAACGCAATGTATgttgttctttctcaaattgaagcttaattatctctcaaaaatgcagggcaacccccagttttctttttggataccaagagtacttactaagatcttctTTCTcctgatagttttaaactgcgcaaaaataacactgtgttagtaagcatcaccgataggaaaccagagtatttagagatgcgcagaatgtatgcgcaataacaatagtaggcaccttccttaaCCCCCCTTTAATGCTCGACATTCTGTGAATATCTGTTGTGGTTCAATTCTTTCCATATTTTGTTTTACTAAACCGCTGATAACACAATGAAGCATGACGAGTTTGCAACTAAAATGTGccaaattgcgactaaattttcgtatcttgtcttgtcgcaaaattgtgactggatttttttcaaatgttaatTTCAAGCTCTGTGACATGTATATACATTATGATCTTTTTTGACATCAAGTGGATCAAGGCAATAACCTTGCCTAGTAATTCATGCAACGATAATTTTAGAAATTGACTTACTATtggttgttatttttgttgcaGTTTTCCAAGTGTCATTCTTATGTTCCGGTAAAAAGGCAGGCGAAGTTGATATGACAGTTGAACTGAACTACACTAAAGTTCAATCTGGCATAGTCAAGACTGAAGACCAGAGAACATTTAGAATGGTCATTAGAAGAGaatgtttgaaatttaaagGTACATGTTTAAAAGGGTACTTTACTAGTGATGTACAGTACAGGCTGCTGGAATAGCAGCACTTACATGTGCGTAAATGTGAGCAATGTGGCTGATTTACACGCAAAATACACATGCAAAACGCAAGTGTAAATATTTACACAAGCTTTACACGCAAATTGCGTGTATTTTTCCCACAGAAGAGTACACAAATTAAGTGTGCATTCGATTGAGATATACTGATTTATCTTAAATTTCTAAAATCCAGTGGTGACTTCACGTAGATCTGGAGTTTTATGTCACTAAGTGACAGTAATTGTGTTATTTTAGCTGGCAATGAACTCTCAGCTGTGAAGTCTGACCAAAGGGCTCTACTTACAAGTATTTAATGGTCACAAAATGACCATTCTGTAATTTCAATAGGTCATTGAAACAGAAGGTCAACATCTGTACAAATTATTTATCTGcactgtatttgttttttttttttttcattccctcTCAATGGGACGTTCTGCTATGGGCTGGGTACCCCCTTGTTTccaattattttataatacCCTTGAACAATAATCTTTAGTTcttatacatgtatacatttatttttttctttcaatacaGGTGAAGGTGGTCATGGTGAGGTCATTGACGTGAATCATGTTTCCTTGTCTTCGCCTTGGTCGCGTGGTTTGGTTGTGGGTCTTAGTGCAGGTGTGACACTTGTCTTTATATTAATCATTGGAATGTCGCTGTTGTGTCGTTATGTACTGAGACAGAGGAAGCTGAAGATGGAGTTTGAAGAGGACTTGGGAATGTTCCGTAATGGGTAAGTCTTTTTAGAATTCTTTGACCTTTTGACGTGTCAAATCGTCTGGAGGTAGAAGAGTAAAATcgatcaagtctcactcccagggggtcATTGGGTTAATTTCCAATTTGTGACAGTGTTGTGCTAGTCCAAAAAAAATGATCCAAACAGAACTTCCTGTTTAGTCTTCAAATGGGCGTGGTTAGATAGATGGTGACTGCAATATGCCCCTTTCAATTATTTGTAAAGTTGGGCACCATAAACCCTTTGTGGCTTCAAGTCAGAGAGAGAGAACATTGACCATAAGAACAGTCAGCTAGCCCAGAATGTGTTTAGTATTTATCAATAGGTTTATCAACATGTTTTCTTCACTGTTTAAATTTCAAGTTTCAGTCGGGGAATGCCCCATACACATTGTACTCGGCAATCAAGGAGATATGACATTACGTTGTACTTTGAGGTGGTTTCAAAGGTCCTGGTGTTGTGTCCGTTTTCAAAGAGTCGTTCACAgtagttaaataaaattttaagttgCCGGTTGGTTTTCGTAAAGGAAATGACTGTTGTTATCATAgtccaaaacaaattttaatcttaggtttgaaaaaATCTTATTACTTCAATTTAAGGAAAAAGATATCCTACTTTTCTGAGTGAATTatccaatgttttttttttaaggggaatctttgtttgcGTCATTAGGATAAGGCCTATGTTTTCTAATCAATCAGccagtactgaatattgaaaatgcattgcataatgagctaccTCTGGGACTTTGAGCATATAAATTATTTGTAACCAGATAATTTCCGACTAATGATACTTAAAAAATTCGAGATTTTACAAGAATGTAGGGGTTCAATAGACTAAGTGCTTTTGCCACCCAAAatgatggctaataactcgcTCGTTATCAAAAGGATTAGGATTTGACATTCACATCAGTATGTTGACAGCATTTTAATCAAGTCCAATATCATTTTTCAGGTCATCCAAAATTTCCAGGTGTTCAAATGCTGAAGAAGATGAAGTGGATGACCCCTTAGAGGTTTctcaaaaaggaattttttacaGCCCACCGAAAGCTAAGTTAATGCATGCTGAAGGACGCAGCCGCAGCGATACAAGTGGGAGTGACTCTTCAATCACTGCATTGATAATTCCAGAGGAAAATAGTACTTCGGAAATGTTGGAACAGTTAGAGGGCAAGTATAGCAGCAGAAATCCAAGACACAGCTTCAGACACAAGCACAAACAACGACATGAAAGACATTATAAAGCTGGTTAGTTTTGAAAACTGCATTCACTATCCTTTGCATTGTTTCATACTGttaaaaacatgcaagattAATAACAGTTTGCTGATTGACATCTGATCAGAGTTCCGACATCAGACGTGTGGAGGGTGGTATTGTAGATTGAAATCCCGACGTTATTGAAGCTTGGGGTCTCATAAAAAGGGATAAGTGAAGCTTGTGGTCTCATAAGAAGGAATAAGGAAAAGCTGCTGGTGTagttacatctgcaaatggatACACTTTCTTGATGTATCATGTGGACTATTAACCTTCGATTTCATGTCATAGCACTCATTTGTGAATTTGGTTTGTTAAAGATTCAAAGAGCGGTAGCCATCAGGGCTGTGGTGTCACTTCTAGGATAATGCTGTAAAGGGTATTCTTGGAATTGTCACATGCCTTGAGTGTTATAAGACACTGCAATGTATTTGTTGGTCTTTTTAGTTCTTAAAAAGGTTTTTAGTAATTGATattataattgtttttgttgatgATAAAGATTCAAAACAAAGCTGGACTCCAGAAAgaccattatcatcatcaatgCCTTCATCTTATGAAACAGaatttcttttggaaagaagAAATAGTAAGTTCAAGCTTGTATTTACCTGTTATCATTGATATTGGTACTGGACACTGGACAGTGCACACTTGCCGGCATAGTTGACTCGAAGCCCTCTTAGACCTGAGGTCCTCCCTTTGAATTAGAAGCGCTATTTTCAGCTACAGTGAAACCTCCATTATAGGGACACGCTCGGGATCAGGGCAGGTGTCCCCTGAGTAGTGGTTGGGTTGGATACTAAGTTTGATATCAACATTTTTCCAGTACCAAATTGTGTCCCCTTAATGGAGGTGTCCCAAAGGAGAGGTTCCACTGTAGTTGATGCTACTAAGGCTGCAGTGAGCTTTACAGTGTAATAACCGTGGAAACCTGTAGTGGCTTCAGAGAAACCTTTCCTTTAACCTACACAGCTAAccttctttttgtgtttttgtttaccatttttctGTAGCTCCTGATGAAGTGAAAAACACAGAAGCCTTATTCTCTGGTCTGAATGAATTTTGGGCAGCAGAGCTGGGTGACATCCTTTTATCACGTGACCAGTTATCTGTGGGACAACCGTTGCGCAGAGGTATTTGCAGTCTTTGTTACTGCTGTACTGTTGTTTCATCATcttctggtttgaaaaattttaatgctACATTATTAGCAGAATTGGATTTATGCGACATCTATCAATCAAAATGTCTTGCAGGAACCTTTGGTCACTTATACAAGGGTACTGTTCGTGGTCTTTTTGAAGATCATCCACGGAAAAAGCTAGAAGTCTCTGTCAAGGCCTTGCAAGGTACATTGatacaaaaaattaattgcagACTTCTTCTCTTGTTACTGCAGTATAGCaaggctcgaaattgcgaccaatacagtcacatttgcgagtaaatttttccctttgcgactaaaatatgtggagaagtcgcaaatttgcgacttgttgtcaccttcgctctttcgaaacaaagggttagcagttgcaaCTTTGCTGCtgcttttgctaaaataaataagtgacaaaattattttgtttctcgctgtgaaatttctctgaagatagcatAATCGttgagtaatttagctgcgatgttacgtgcacagctccattcctttgaatgattcaccattttcagcagtttctttacacacaagtattgcgggctcatatttttttgctaaaccgctgacaacaaaATGCAACGCTGCGATTTTgcaactaaaatttgcgaaattgcgactaaatttttgtatcttgtcgcaaattgcgactggatttttccTTAATTTTGAGCCCTGTATAGAAGTGCCAGCAGGCTCTGAGACCTAACGTCTTAGTTTACCAGCGAAGCTGTTGTTAGGTGGTGAATTCCAAGGGTTTTTTCCCAGGAAGGCTTGACATTATTTATTTGCAATGCGAGGTACAGATGTACAGTAGCGTCGCATTTCAGGCACGATGCGATTCACGTCCTGCGCTACGTGATTCGCGTCGCGCAAGAGTCACTGAAGAGGAAATTTTTAGCATAAATTTAGGAGTCCATGACTCGAAATGTATGTGTTGCATAGGAACAATAAATAACACAATCACGTTAACTTTGCTTTGACCGAAAAATCATGTGgagacaaaatgaaaaattattgcAAAACCTTGTTCTTCAATGATTTTGCATGGTGCAAGATGTGTTTACACAAGGTTATTGTATTGCAGTTGGGAAAAACATTGTAAGAGAAGGTGTGTTTGAAAATATATGTAGTGTGACAGTCCCATCACAGTTGCAGCGTATGTCATTTTGCTTTTGacgaaaagagaggaaaaattTTTACTCATGCCTGCAATTTCTGATATACAGCAAACTAACACTGTAAAAATGGCTACAAAATGACTTCTTGAAGTGCTAAATTGTATAAACCCCCTTTTAAATCTAATAGGTGAAGCAGACTTGGATGCCATTACATCTTTCATGCAAGAATCTATGATTATTAAAGACCTGAAACATCCCAATATTGTCAAACTCGTGGGTGTGTTACTTCATCGAGCAGCGCCACCTCACATTGTCACACTTTTAACTAAAAATGGTGACCTGGCACACTTCTTGAAGATTTCAAGAGCGACGTCTGCAAGACCACAGGTATGATGGACCGTTGATGTTAATTTCATCATTTCCATCTCGGCAGGATAGGAAAATGGTGGTCATTGGAACCTTTTACTTGTAGCTTTGTGACAACAAATCTTTTGTCTTCAACAGACGATCACTTCTCGGCAGCTGATTGAGTTCGGAATACAGATCTGTGATGGTATGGATTATGTTGCTCGAAAACAGATCGTCCACAGAAATCTAGCAGCAAAGAACTGCATGTAAGTCTTAGTGTCTTAATTTGATGATTAATTTCAAGGCTTTGGTAGTTTTCCTTTGGATGATCATGGTCTTGCATGGGacgtttttcagtgagtgattaatgggACATAgattttcagtgagtgattaacccattgactcctgggggatccccattgacaagtaaaatcctctggtgtgagacagagtaaaatac from Montipora capricornis isolate CH-2021 chromosome 2, ASM3666992v2, whole genome shotgun sequence includes the following:
- the LOC138038699 gene encoding tyrosine-protein kinase RYK-like: MCVVGLDHKSLRCRCTTWSCLVFILVFCSALNRGTAQLNLYLSEEDAKDYLKMDFQEKLYIIQAGVPATMVKNPSTLYHFMAPIQASVSKLRISWYSSPQVSHYSLRFHSSDTDIMSDPVPSIRHQGIVQQSTEVFQVSFLCSGKKAGEVDMTVELNYTKVQSGIVKTEDQRTFRMVIRRECLKFKGEGGHGEVIDVNHVSLSSPWSRGLVVGLSAGVTLVFILIIGMSLLCRYVLRQRKLKMEFEEDLGMFRNGSSKISRCSNAEEDEVDDPLEVSQKGIFYSPPKAKLMHAEGRSRSDTSGSDSSITALIIPEENSTSEMLEQLEGKYSSRNPRHSFRHKHKQRHERHYKADSKQSWTPERPLSSSMPSSYETEFLLERRNTPDEVKNTEALFSGLNEFWAAELGDILLSRDQLSVGQPLRRGTFGHLYKGTVRGLFEDHPRKKLEVSVKALQGEADLDAITSFMQESMIIKDLKHPNIVKLVGVLLHRAAPPHIVTLLTKNGDLAHFLKISRATSARPQTITSRQLIEFGIQICDGMDYVARKQIVHRNLAAKNCIVEDDLSIKITDFSLAKDVTSTDLNDKEIQSRLLVKWAAPESLKKEGQFSEKSDVWSFGVVLWELVTLAKAPYQAIDNSKMEQHLKAGHTLPQPNNCPYDLYMVMKNCWEYSPAERPTFSLLGKQLEHFATRLTQNGLRFECLPESIC